In the genome of Thiomicrospira aerophila AL3, one region contains:
- a CDS encoding efflux RND transporter permease subunit — MADSQNPQNKMGQDDLQLNSAGKLAKMFIHSKITMMIMIAIMLAGLLSLFMTPREYNPQIVVPAANIMVPKAGATPEEVNNMVVKPLEAIMNALPGVENTFGYATSDFGVVTVQFKVGEDQIDSLVKVYNQVMQNMDRMPPATQQPIIKPINVDDVPILTLTLTSERMDGFDLRDVSLKLVEQLRNVPGVSFTEVLGGKERAVNVWLDSQKIAMTGLSLEDISDMLMGSNVSMPVGNLVNNNRSHPIRVNGYLGSAQEVGDIIIGADKGQPIFLRDIATIEEGPLEDEIHTRIGFGPASSLGLRGELPAVTISIAKKPGTNAVTVSNAVMAKFNSLQTAMLPADVQVVVTRNDGDMADKAVNVLVESLIIAIIAVVIILMVSLGWREALIVTLTVPLILFVVLIVGYIFGQTLNRITLFALILSLGLLVDAAIVVVENIHRHVRHGVDPKTFDQLLIKATNEIGNPTNVATLAVILAFIPMLFVTGMMGPFMAPIPFNVPVAMIASLLIAYMLVPYAAYRWLGKNAIKKMAETDSIQSHHPQKEDWLQRGYVKILAPMIASRTKRNIFLFVVLISLFAAMFQPAVQFLREDGMNNPLHPLGVEVKMLPFDNTDTFLVQVDMPSGTATEATDRVVRFVGDIIGRTDYVTDYSVYLGMPAPIDFAALVRGDLIKQGENFAQIRVNLLEKERRSLSSHEIAQLLYDRFAMVRQDFPEAKVKIYETPPGPPVTAQILAELYGPDYDKLRDAANEISVKFTEIYGMINVDNSVTDDVLSYEINIDREKANLLGIAPANVSKMLRDYVSGFNLGYMHYDNVREPVNIVVRLPRAERTVPEQLLTLRVNSFSGEAVPLSAIATIEERILAKPIMGRDQHSMTMVSGELLRSSPVYAVLTLDKMLDNVTLPESGVTFQTANLGFIEAQPKGVMDYTLLWGGEMRLTLDVFRDMGSAFMVALVFIYLILVGYYRSFMLPFIVMGAIPLTMIGVFPGHWLLGQAFTATSMIGVIALAGIVVRNSLLLIDFTLEYQREGMSLRDSVIEAGKVRAKAIILTALTIIFASIVMIPDPVFGGLAISLIFGVISSTVLTLFVIPLMYFIWQTYYPSPPELTDMAKIEKELLSKA; from the coding sequence ATCCACAAATTGTAGTGCCTGCGGCCAATATCATGGTGCCGAAAGCCGGCGCGACACCAGAAGAAGTGAATAACATGGTGGTCAAACCGCTGGAAGCGATTATGAATGCGCTACCCGGGGTGGAAAACACTTTTGGTTATGCTACCAGTGATTTTGGGGTGGTGACCGTTCAGTTTAAGGTGGGTGAAGACCAGATTGATAGCTTGGTTAAAGTCTATAACCAGGTGATGCAAAATATGGATCGGATGCCGCCAGCGACCCAGCAGCCAATTATCAAGCCAATTAATGTCGATGATGTGCCGATATTAACCCTGACCCTTACCTCTGAGCGAATGGATGGGTTTGATTTACGCGATGTCAGTTTAAAACTGGTTGAGCAGCTGCGCAATGTGCCGGGGGTGTCGTTTACCGAAGTATTGGGCGGTAAAGAGCGTGCGGTTAATGTGTGGTTGGATTCACAAAAAATTGCCATGACCGGTTTGTCGTTAGAAGACATTAGCGACATGCTGATGGGGTCTAACGTTTCAATGCCAGTGGGTAACCTGGTTAACAATAACCGCAGTCACCCGATTAGAGTGAACGGCTATTTAGGCAGTGCGCAAGAAGTGGGTGACATTATTATTGGCGCCGATAAAGGCCAACCGATATTTTTACGTGACATTGCCACGATTGAAGAAGGGCCGTTAGAAGATGAAATCCATACGCGTATTGGGTTTGGTCCAGCCAGTTCATTAGGGCTGCGTGGCGAATTACCAGCGGTGACTATTTCGATAGCGAAAAAGCCTGGCACTAACGCGGTAACGGTATCTAATGCGGTGATGGCAAAGTTTAATAGCTTGCAAACCGCCATGCTACCCGCTGATGTGCAGGTGGTGGTGACTCGCAATGATGGAGATATGGCCGATAAAGCGGTTAACGTGTTAGTGGAAAGTTTGATTATCGCGATTATCGCGGTGGTGATTATCTTGATGGTGTCACTGGGATGGCGCGAGGCGTTGATTGTGACCTTGACGGTGCCATTGATTTTGTTTGTGGTGCTGATTGTCGGTTATATTTTTGGTCAAACGCTTAACCGAATTACCCTGTTTGCACTGATTTTATCGCTGGGGCTATTGGTCGATGCGGCGATTGTGGTGGTGGAGAATATCCACCGCCATGTACGGCATGGCGTCGATCCAAAAACCTTTGATCAGTTACTGATTAAGGCGACCAACGAAATTGGTAATCCGACCAACGTGGCAACACTTGCGGTTATTTTGGCCTTTATTCCGATGTTGTTTGTGACCGGGATGATGGGGCCCTTTATGGCACCGATTCCATTTAACGTACCGGTGGCGATGATTGCATCATTATTGATTGCCTATATGTTGGTACCTTATGCGGCTTATCGCTGGTTGGGTAAAAACGCTATTAAGAAAATGGCCGAGACCGATAGTATTCAGTCACATCACCCGCAAAAAGAGGACTGGCTACAACGCGGCTATGTCAAAATTTTGGCACCGATGATTGCCAGTCGCACCAAGCGGAATATCTTCTTGTTTGTGGTGTTAATAAGTTTGTTTGCAGCGATGTTCCAGCCAGCGGTACAGTTCTTGCGCGAAGATGGTATGAATAACCCGCTGCATCCTTTAGGTGTGGAAGTCAAAATGTTACCGTTTGACAACACTGACACCTTCTTGGTGCAGGTCGATATGCCATCGGGCACAGCAACCGAAGCGACCGACCGTGTGGTACGTTTTGTGGGTGATATTATTGGTCGAACCGACTATGTCACTGACTATAGCGTCTATTTAGGCATGCCGGCGCCGATTGATTTTGCCGCGCTGGTGCGGGGTGATTTAATTAAGCAGGGTGAGAATTTTGCGCAAATTCGGGTGAATTTGCTGGAAAAAGAACGCCGTTCCTTAAGTTCGCATGAAATCGCTCAGTTGCTTTATGATCGCTTTGCCATGGTGCGTCAGGATTTCCCTGAAGCGAAGGTGAAAATCTATGAAACGCCACCGGGCCCACCGGTGACAGCACAGATTTTGGCGGAACTTTACGGGCCAGATTATGACAAGTTACGCGATGCTGCGAATGAAATCAGTGTCAAGTTCACTGAAATTTACGGCATGATTAACGTGGATAACTCGGTGACCGATGACGTCTTGAGTTATGAAATTAATATCGACCGTGAAAAAGCCAACTTGCTAGGCATTGCACCGGCCAATGTCAGCAAAATGTTGCGTGATTATGTGAGCGGTTTTAATCTTGGCTATATGCACTATGACAACGTCCGTGAACCGGTCAATATTGTAGTGCGTTTACCTCGTGCGGAACGTACCGTACCGGAGCAGTTGTTAACCTTGCGGGTTAATTCCTTCTCAGGTGAGGCGGTTCCGTTATCAGCGATTGCCACGATCGAAGAGCGTATTTTGGCGAAACCGATTATGGGTCGTGATCAGCATTCAATGACCATGGTGAGTGGTGAACTTTTGCGCTCTAGTCCGGTGTATGCCGTACTGACGCTCGATAAAATGCTCGACAATGTCACTTTGCCGGAATCAGGCGTGACCTTCCAAACTGCCAACCTAGGCTTTATTGAGGCACAACCGAAAGGTGTGATGGATTACACCTTATTATGGGGTGGCGAAATGCGCCTCACCCTGGACGTATTCCGCGATATGGGGAGTGCGTTTATGGTGGCGTTAGTGTTTATCTATCTGATTTTGGTGGGCTACTATCGCTCGTTTATGTTGCCGTTTATTGTGATGGGCGCGATTCCCTTGACAATGATTGGGGTTTTCCCAGGGCATTGGTTGCTAGGTCAGGCCTTTACTGCGACCTCAATGATTGGGGTGATTGCTTTAGCGGGGATTGTGGTGCGTAACTCGCTGCTGTTGATCGATTTTACGCTGGAATATCAACGAGAAGGGATGTCCTTGCGTGACTCGGTAATCGAGGCCGGTAAAGTGCGTGCCAAAGCGATTATCCTAACGGCCTTGACGATTATTTTTGCCTCGATTGTGATGATTCCAGACCCCGTATTTGGTGGTTTGGCGATCAGCTTAATCTTTGGGGTGATTTCATCGACGGTCTTGACCTTGTTTGTTATTCCGTTGATGTACTTTATTTGGCAGACCTATTATCCGTCTCCGCCAGAGTTAACGGATATGGCCAAAATTGAAAAAGAGTTATTGTCGAAGGCTTAA